A part of Saliniradius amylolyticus genomic DNA contains:
- a CDS encoding dicarboxylate/amino acid:cation symporter has translation MTDQKTKYSLTTRIFIGMLAGILVGSLLRALFDDSGDFAFRVFGLQISTYGLLVDGIFTVIGQIFIASLQMLVVPLVFISLVCGTCHLSEPSKLGRLGGKSILLYIGTTAIAVTLALSAAIFFQPGGDVTMSSDTTYEANEAPSLSQVIIDMFPTNPINAMAEGNMLQIIVFAILFGIAIAMSGEGGKRIANVFEDFNKVVMRLVTILMNIAPYGVFALMAKLLATVDFQIIGELGKYFALVLAVLLFHGFVSYSVILKLFTGLNPLILFRKMRDAALFAFSSSSSSATLPVTLETARNKLGVKNTVSSFTVPLGATINMDGTAIMQGVATVFIAQVYAVDLSVADYLMVVLTATLASVGTAGVPGVGLIMLAMVLNQVNLPVEGIGLIIGVDRLLDMTRTAVNVTGDCTVACIVGKSEGELDESVFNDPDAGYKEEEVDFDHFERNK, from the coding sequence ATGACCGATCAGAAAACTAAATACAGTCTCACCACCCGAATTTTTATTGGTATGCTCGCCGGAATCCTTGTCGGTTCCCTACTGCGAGCCCTGTTTGATGATAGCGGAGATTTCGCTTTTCGTGTATTCGGGCTGCAGATTTCTACGTATGGCCTTTTAGTCGACGGTATATTTACCGTTATCGGTCAGATATTTATCGCCAGTTTACAAATGCTGGTGGTCCCCCTGGTGTTTATCTCACTGGTCTGTGGCACCTGCCATTTAAGTGAGCCCAGTAAGTTAGGCCGACTCGGGGGCAAGTCTATTCTACTGTACATTGGAACGACGGCCATTGCCGTGACGTTGGCATTGAGTGCCGCGATCTTCTTCCAGCCCGGCGGCGATGTCACCATGTCCAGTGACACCACCTACGAAGCCAACGAGGCACCTTCTCTTTCTCAGGTGATCATCGATATGTTTCCGACTAACCCCATTAATGCCATGGCCGAGGGCAACATGCTGCAGATCATCGTGTTTGCCATCTTGTTTGGTATTGCCATCGCCATGAGCGGTGAAGGCGGTAAGCGAATTGCCAATGTGTTTGAGGACTTTAACAAGGTGGTAATGCGTTTGGTAACCATCCTGATGAACATTGCGCCCTATGGGGTCTTTGCACTGATGGCTAAACTCTTGGCAACGGTAGACTTTCAAATTATTGGCGAGCTGGGTAAGTACTTTGCGCTGGTCCTGGCGGTATTGCTGTTTCACGGCTTTGTGTCCTACTCGGTCATCCTCAAGCTGTTTACCGGCCTCAACCCGCTGATTCTGTTTCGTAAGATGCGCGATGCAGCGCTGTTTGCCTTTAGCTCTTCGTCGAGCTCGGCTACTTTACCGGTAACCTTAGAAACCGCCCGCAATAAACTGGGTGTTAAGAACACCGTATCTTCCTTTACGGTTCCTCTGGGCGCCACCATCAATATGGATGGCACCGCCATTATGCAGGGTGTGGCGACCGTATTTATCGCTCAGGTATATGCCGTCGACTTGAGTGTGGCGGACTACCTGATGGTCGTACTGACCGCTACCCTCGCCTCTGTGGGTACGGCAGGCGTTCCGGGCGTTGGTCTGATTATGCTGGCAATGGTGCTAAACCAGGTGAACCTGCCAGTAGAAGGCATTGGGCTGATCATCGGCGTGGACAGGCTGCTGGATATGACTCGAACCGCCGTGAATGTCACCGGTGACTGCACTGTGGCCTGCATTGTTGGCAAGAGCGAAGGCGAGCTGGACGAGTCGGTATTTAACGACCCTGATGCAGGTTACAAGGAAGAAGAAGTCGATTTCGACCACTTTGAACGCAATAAATAG
- a CDS encoding Ig-like domain-containing protein, which produces MPSTIKTLVLISLLSLITACGGGGSLSRDDDSGGSGSSELSVSLELVDEQSGDASTELSAATPLVAQATVTDETGAAVEGETVTFSLPVSGRANLDPADGLAATNANGVASIRLVVGSTAGEANIVATVDGEEASTSFNSAGDGGQSTIQAASMEVYATSNQMASSGADSVEIIALLKDQGNRLLPGAEVVFSATSGELPAPGVAVSGEDGTARTTLTSKANPENRDITVTATSGTLTQDVVVSVLGTEIQIDGGTSVVLNNSTELFISLLDSDDKGIANQTVSLSAENGTLAESEVTTNTDGKATVVYTGTQAGLDTISAEALNASAEFEISVQRDNFRFVSLPSDNVPLGDNATVTIRWEKDGSAFAGGSVTFLTSRGQFSSSTVTTDANGEASVSISSNNAGTASISAEGEDSEGNKVSVTGEVNFIATDADSIIVDATPDSIGPDGQTSTITAVVRDPNDNLVEGMQVSFNVDDPSAGSLEPNSAVTNDKGVASTVFTSNAVTNEEFVTITATVVEDNSVTGQTNVTVGDRPFDISFGTGNLIESPSAATYRKEYAVFVTDPQGSLQDGVDLTASVVPEPYAEGGVYRKGYWVWSEPDERWLTVVTAVCDNEDINGNGILDAGEDTNGDGQLTPGILGSISFKDGENFTDSVVTNSSDPVLMYHTYAESFAPWTEVKISVESESAGSESEESHVLTLTVSGEDVSNEDAAPAPNSFGSSNSCADPN; this is translated from the coding sequence ATGCCGTCGACGATCAAGACGCTGGTTCTTATCAGTTTATTATCGCTTATCACCGCCTGCGGCGGCGGAGGAAGTTTAAGCCGGGATGATGACTCAGGCGGTTCAGGAAGTTCGGAACTGTCCGTTTCGTTAGAATTGGTGGATGAGCAATCCGGAGATGCCAGCACAGAACTGTCTGCTGCGACGCCGCTCGTTGCGCAGGCAACGGTTACCGATGAAACCGGTGCAGCAGTTGAGGGAGAGACGGTTACTTTCTCACTGCCGGTATCGGGGCGTGCCAATTTAGATCCGGCTGACGGTCTGGCAGCCACCAACGCAAACGGCGTTGCCAGTATCCGTTTGGTGGTGGGCAGCACTGCGGGGGAAGCCAATATAGTGGCGACCGTAGACGGTGAAGAAGCGTCCACCAGCTTTAACTCGGCCGGCGATGGAGGACAGTCCACTATCCAGGCGGCTTCTATGGAGGTTTATGCTACCTCCAATCAGATGGCGTCGTCAGGGGCTGACAGCGTCGAAATCATCGCCTTATTAAAAGACCAAGGCAATCGTTTGTTGCCCGGCGCAGAGGTGGTCTTCAGCGCGACCTCCGGCGAACTTCCGGCTCCCGGCGTGGCAGTCAGTGGTGAGGACGGCACAGCGCGCACTACATTGACCAGTAAAGCGAACCCCGAAAACCGGGATATCACTGTTACGGCCACATCGGGCACGTTGACGCAGGATGTTGTGGTATCAGTCCTGGGCACCGAAATCCAGATCGATGGTGGTACCTCGGTCGTCTTAAATAACAGCACTGAGCTGTTTATTAGTCTGTTGGACTCGGATGACAAGGGGATTGCTAACCAGACGGTTAGTCTGAGCGCCGAAAATGGCACTTTGGCTGAATCAGAGGTAACCACTAATACCGATGGTAAAGCGACGGTTGTCTACACAGGCACCCAGGCAGGCCTTGATACCATATCGGCCGAGGCACTTAATGCCAGTGCTGAGTTTGAGATTAGCGTGCAGCGGGATAACTTCCGCTTCGTAAGCTTACCCAGCGACAATGTGCCGCTAGGCGATAATGCCACTGTCACGATACGCTGGGAAAAAGACGGCAGTGCCTTTGCGGGAGGGAGTGTGACCTTCCTGACCTCCAGAGGTCAGTTCTCGTCAAGCACAGTCACTACTGATGCCAATGGCGAGGCTTCAGTGAGTATCAGCTCAAATAATGCGGGAACCGCCTCTATTTCCGCCGAAGGTGAGGACAGTGAGGGGAATAAGGTCAGTGTCACTGGCGAGGTGAACTTCATTGCCACCGATGCCGACAGTATTATTGTCGATGCGACACCAGACAGCATTGGGCCGGATGGTCAAACCAGTACCATTACTGCGGTGGTACGCGATCCTAACGACAATCTGGTGGAAGGTATGCAGGTGAGCTTCAATGTGGATGATCCCAGTGCCGGTTCTCTCGAGCCAAACTCGGCAGTCACTAATGATAAAGGTGTTGCCAGTACGGTCTTTACCTCCAATGCCGTGACCAACGAAGAGTTTGTGACCATTACCGCCACCGTCGTAGAAGATAACTCTGTCACCGGGCAAACCAATGTCACCGTTGGTGATCGACCCTTTGATATCTCTTTTGGTACCGGCAATCTGATTGAATCACCCAGTGCTGCTACCTATCGTAAGGAATACGCGGTTTTTGTTACCGATCCTCAGGGCAGCTTGCAAGATGGCGTCGATTTGACTGCGTCGGTGGTACCAGAGCCTTACGCAGAAGGCGGGGTGTACCGTAAGGGGTATTGGGTATGGAGTGAGCCGGATGAGCGCTGGCTGACCGTGGTAACGGCCGTTTGTGATAATGAGGACATTAACGGCAACGGAATCTTGGATGCCGGTGAGGATACCAATGGTGACGGACAACTAACTCCGGGTATTTTGGGCAGCATCAGCTTTAAAGATGGCGAGAACTTTACCGATAGCGTTGTAACTAATAGTTCTGACCCTGTACTGATGTATCACACCTATGCCGAGAGCTTTGCGCCCTGGACGGAAGTTAAGATTTCAGTGGAAAGTGAGTCCGCCGGCAGTGAGTCCGAAGAAAGTCATGTGTTAACACTGACAGTATCGGGAGAGGATGTCAGCAACGAGGACGCCGCCCCGGCACCCAACTCGTTCGGCTCCAGCAATAGCTGCGCAGATCCGAATTAA
- the astB gene encoding N-succinylarginine dihydrolase, whose product MKAFEVNFDGLVGPTHNYAGLSFGNVASLNNAKAVSSPRQAAKQGLQKAKALADMGMLQGLLAPQERPDVETLRRIGFTGSDAQVLEKAAKQAPEIFLACCSASSMWTANAATVSPSADTADGRVHFTPANLTNKFHRSLEPDVTGRILKGTFANEKYFNHHRHLPDNDHFGDEGAANHTRLCSNYGHAGVELFVFGKYAFDSSKPAPTKFPARHTYEACEAVARLHGLSDDSVVYIQQNPDVIDQGVFHNDVIAVGNQNVLFYHEQAFADTQKALDEIRRKFGSDDLHFIEVKTSDVSVEEAVKTYLFNTQIITLPDGDMAIIAPSECQESLAVSAYLDKLVTLGTPIKKVHYFDVKQSMKNGGGPACLRLRVALTDQEVAAVNQNTLINDAQFNRLNQWVDKHYRDELSFDDLRDPQLLIESRDALDELTQILKLGSVYPFQR is encoded by the coding sequence ATGAAAGCATTTGAAGTGAATTTCGATGGACTGGTCGGCCCCACACACAACTACGCTGGCCTGTCTTTCGGTAATGTTGCCTCGCTGAATAACGCTAAAGCCGTTAGCAGCCCCCGTCAGGCGGCAAAGCAAGGTCTGCAAAAAGCCAAGGCACTGGCCGATATGGGCATGCTACAGGGCCTATTAGCGCCTCAGGAACGTCCGGATGTGGAGACGCTGCGTCGCATCGGCTTTACTGGCTCTGACGCTCAGGTTCTGGAAAAAGCCGCTAAACAAGCCCCAGAGATTTTTCTGGCTTGCTGTTCAGCGTCCAGCATGTGGACCGCCAACGCTGCCACCGTATCTCCCAGTGCCGATACGGCCGATGGTCGTGTGCACTTTACGCCAGCCAACCTGACCAACAAATTCCACCGCTCACTGGAGCCGGACGTCACCGGTCGTATTTTAAAAGGCACCTTTGCCAACGAGAAATACTTTAATCACCACCGTCATCTGCCTGATAACGATCATTTTGGTGATGAAGGCGCGGCCAATCATACCCGCCTGTGTTCTAATTACGGTCATGCCGGTGTGGAACTGTTTGTATTTGGCAAGTACGCCTTTGACAGCAGCAAACCTGCACCCACTAAGTTCCCTGCTCGTCATACCTACGAAGCCTGCGAAGCCGTTGCTCGTTTGCACGGCCTGAGCGATGACAGCGTAGTGTATATTCAGCAGAACCCGGACGTGATCGACCAGGGCGTGTTCCATAACGACGTTATTGCCGTGGGCAACCAGAACGTGCTGTTCTATCACGAGCAAGCCTTTGCCGATACCCAAAAGGCGCTGGATGAAATCCGCCGCAAGTTTGGCAGCGACGACCTGCACTTTATCGAGGTGAAAACTTCTGATGTTTCTGTTGAGGAAGCTGTCAAAACCTATCTGTTTAACACTCAGATCATCACTCTGCCTGATGGTGATATGGCCATTATTGCGCCCAGCGAGTGTCAGGAGAGCCTTGCGGTTTCGGCTTATCTGGATAAGCTGGTGACCTTGGGTACACCGATTAAGAAGGTCCACTATTTCGATGTGAAGCAGAGCATGAAAAACGGTGGTGGCCCCGCTTGTCTGCGTCTGCGTGTGGCTCTGACCGATCAAGAGGTCGCGGCGGTTAACCAAAATACCCTGATTAACGACGCTCAGTTTAACCGTCTGAATCAGTGGGTGGATAAGCACTATCGCGATGAACTGAGCTTCGACGATCTGCGCGATCCGCAGTTGCTGATCGAATCCCGCGATGCACTGGATGAGCTGACCCAGATCCTGAAACTAGGCTCGGTATACCCTTTCCAGCGTTAA